The nucleotide sequence TTGCCCAGAGAACAATGGAAAATCCAGGGAAAGGAAATTTACAGAACTAGCACTTGACTGTAAATGAGCAAACCGTTGAGAGATACTAGACTTGCAGAAGTCCAGGCAAATATCAGCTGCCCTCCCACTGAGTACTTCTGGACTGTCTCACATTTGGTATGATtggaagagacagaaaagttAATTTCTGAAATGCGAAGCTCCCTTCTTTGccctttaaaatgaattattgcACTGGAAAGACAGAAGTATGTTCTCTATGAATTCAACTCCCATTTTCCATGAAAATCCAGCCACACTTACAATGAAAATATCTTCCttacagttttccttttctaatctATAGATCTTATCACTaagttatttaacaaataatattgcagtggttttattttccttcagccAGTGTTAGGTTTGACTGGTAAAGTGAATCTGTCTGATGCTTTTCAACTCAAAATTCCTAAATGAACTTCCCAATCACTGGTTGCTAAGTATGGGAAATGGTATAATCCAGAGCTTGTCACTGACTTCAAGTAGTTCTTTAAAGTGGTACTTGATTATTAGTGAAAAGCCTTGAGGTGGGCACCACTGTCCTATGCCCCTAATGGAACTTTTATGTCAAGTTCATCCCCTACGCTTAGTTAGCTTCcagtcatttcctttttattgagtAATTGATTCGATGATCATTAGCACAGTAGTTATTCAGTTgaagattcttttcatttttttttaagactttatttatttatttgacagagatcacaagtagacagagaggcaggcagagggagaggggaagcaggctccccgctgagcagagagcccgatgtggggctcgatcccaggaccctgagatcatgacctgagccaaaggcagaggcttaacccactgagccacccaggtgccccgattcttttcatttttaacttggtGTCTCTTCTCTCTAATGGGATGGGTTTGGGCCTTTCCCAAAACCTCTCATTTGAGAATATGGACAAAATTACATCTGAAATCAGCACACACTTACTTCGCCCTATCGTTCAGTAACTGAAGACCTGCTCTCTGGGTGAGGGGCTGAGCTCTCCCCCTTCCCGTCCTAAGATCCCATGTTTCTTTCCATATCTGAGGCCCATGCTCAGAATCTACTCTTCAGGAAATGGtaataatgtattttctcctaTGGTGAGTTAGGAAGTCAAAAAGGCAATCGTTCTGCAGGGTTTGAGCTCCCAAAGTGGAAGgtagaaagaggaaggaaggaaagaaggaatggcCCTTTCTAGAAGTACAGAAAGTCTTTCCTGCCCTAATAGGACAGAAGTAGTCTATTTCAGCCTCTCTTGGCCAGAGTTCTGCAAGAGAATTAAGTCCTTAGAGAAAAGGATTTGACTACTTCCTCAATTCTCCCAAGGATGGTACTACCATCATTCTAGATGCATTGGAGAGAAGTCCATCCTTTACATCCAGTGGATGCTGTGGGCAACTGGGGCTTGATTCTCAACTACCCAAGAAGAGCTAAAAGATGAATTTGTCATATCCCCatgtcacaattttaaaaatatttttgactatATATGTGTTGCTACTTTTATATCTTCCATGTAGAGCTCTAGCATActtattaaatttgtaaaaacaaaattcatgttaacctaaaatattaaatgtgattCCCATTTTTATACGATTCCATATTTTCACGCTTTTCACAATGAGCATGAATTGTTTctaaaatcatgaaaaacaaacaccacaaacaaataatatataaagtacaGTTTTCCATAAGCCTTATGATAGATCGACGTCCAGACAGATGGGCAAACTCCTTTCCCTCAGTTCTGTAGAATGCTGTGGCATGATGaagttttcctcttctccctttaaTTATAAACATTACAGAAGATGAGAATGGTAGAGTAGGTCTCTCGGGAAAAGCAAGAGACAGCCTCATTAGCTAGAAGCTTCAGCTGCAGGATTGGCTTAGCAGCGTTTTGACTAATCTTATACCCTTTAGCAAGAAGGCTGAAATGCCTTTTCAGATAAACTTGGGGAAGTTATAATGAATTTCAGCTAGGTTCCAGAGTGTTACCCAAAAGGAAACACCATATACCACCCCTAGACATCGGCCATGCCAAATCAAGCTGTAACTCTAATCTAATATCATTACGATTGTTATCAtgcctttctctctgaaaaaagcAGTGGTGGTTGTTCATTATTTTGGGCAACGCTGATGTGGAAATCCTCCCTTCTGGCTCCATCCACTGCATTCCCTCCTTCCTACGCTTGAGTCCCTGATACCCTTGGGCTTGGCAGTGAGGACCCACAGCTTCTGGCTCTGCCAAGGTCTGGTTGATCTCTGGTCAGGCCTGGGAGGTGAGAGACGGCACTTGAGGATGGCAGTGGGTTTGTTCTCACATTCAGTGGAGTCAAACCATAATCCCGACCCctttagacagaaagagagagaggcagaagaaataCAGCATCTACCTAGCTGTCCCCAAGGCCCATGGCAGGAATTCTCATAGAACGAAAAGTTCAGCAAGTCCCAAGATTGGATTTTTGCAGGTTGACGATATAACTAGCCACAGGCTGAGACCAGGACCTCTCTTAGATTAGATCTCAGATTTCTAAGAGCCACATGAGTGCTGCAGAGTTGCAAGGAAGTCATACCCCACGGAACCCAAAAGACGAGGCCTCCTCGCCAGCCTTTACCTTCCCAGCTGGAGAAGCTCCTCTTCTGCCTTTCACGATTCCTAAATGATGTTAACTGGTGAGCTGTTAAAAGTCTATTAGTATGGCTTGTGTCACTTGCCTGTCCTGGACTGCGAACATAAGTACACGCTGTAGTCAATTAAGTACTTGACggataaaaattttaaggagcactaataaaaataatcccATCAATTATGTGTGCTCCATTTAATACTGGgttgcttaaaataaaatttcccaaaCATATGTTCATTATGGATGGCAGCAGGCTGGGAACCAGtggttttatttatgcatttaaagTCTTCCTCCAACTCGGGAAGCAGAAAAATGACACGTTAGTCACCATGAGCTTCTAAAAGCTTCTGTCTGTTGCTTTCAGGCTACAGCCCATTTGCCCTATCGAAGGCCGATTCGGAGCCCGCAGCCAGGCCGAATTCCCCCTCCGAGCCCTGCAGTTTAAGCGTGGCCTGCTGCACGAGTTCCGGAAGGGCAACGCTTCCAAGGATCAGGTTCGCCTTCATGACCTGGTCCAGCAGCTCCCCAAGGCCATTATCATTGGGGTGAGGAAAGGAGGCACCAGGGCCCTGCTGGAGATGCTGAACCTCCATCCAGCTGTGGTCAAAGCCTCTCAAGAAATCCACTTTTTTGACAATGATGAGAATTACGCCAAGGGCATTGAGTGGTACAGGAAAAAGATGCCTTTTTCCTACCCACAGCAAATCACCATTGAAAAGAGCCCGGCGTATTTTATCACGGAGGAGGTTCCGGAAAGGATCTACAAAATGAACTCATCCATCAAGTTGTTGATCATTGTCAGGGAGCCGACCACAAGAGCTATTTCTGATTACACTCAGGTgctagaggggaaggagaggaagaataaaaCGTACTACAAGTTCGAGAAGCTGGCAATAGACCCCAATACCTGCGAAGTGAACACAAAGTACAAGGCCGTGAGAACGAGCATCTACACCAAACACCTGGAACGGTGGTTAAAGTACTTTCCGATTGAGCAATTTCACATCGTCGATGGAGATCGCCTCATCACGGAACCTCTGCCAGAACTTCAGCTCGTGGAGAAGTTCCTAAACCTTCCCCCGAGGATAAGTCAATACAATTTATACTTTAATGCCACCAGAGGGTTTTACTGTTTGCGATTTAACATTATCTTTAATAAGTGCCTGGCGGGCAG is from Mustela erminea isolate mMusErm1 chromosome 4, mMusErm1.Pri, whole genome shotgun sequence and encodes:
- the HS3ST5 gene encoding heparan sulfate glucosamine 3-O-sulfotransferase 5; protein product: MLFKQQAWLRQKLLVLGSLAVGSLLYLVARVGSLDRLQPICPIEGRFGARSQAEFPLRALQFKRGLLHEFRKGNASKDQVRLHDLVQQLPKAIIIGVRKGGTRALLEMLNLHPAVVKASQEIHFFDNDENYAKGIEWYRKKMPFSYPQQITIEKSPAYFITEEVPERIYKMNSSIKLLIIVREPTTRAISDYTQVLEGKERKNKTYYKFEKLAIDPNTCEVNTKYKAVRTSIYTKHLERWLKYFPIEQFHIVDGDRLITEPLPELQLVEKFLNLPPRISQYNLYFNATRGFYCLRFNIIFNKCLAGSKGRIHPEVDPSVITKLRKFFHPFNQKFYQITGRTLNWP